Proteins encoded by one window of Amaranthus tricolor cultivar Red isolate AtriRed21 chromosome 4, ASM2621246v1, whole genome shotgun sequence:
- the LOC130811428 gene encoding deSI-like protein At4g17486 — protein MKLLKKKGWTSIMPLRLRGKSATRFCLFPKAKSTSSDPGSTPVYLNVYDLTPMNGYLYWAGLGIFHSGVEVHGVEYAFGAHDFPTSGVFEVDPQKCPGFKFRKSIFIGTTSLDAKEVREFMERQATSYNGDTYHLIVKNCNHFCKDVCYKLTGKKIPKWVNRLAKIGSACNCVLPETLKINTVQENASLVTYDNDKKRLKNAFSCLSSISMRQRQFSASSLFIRSPLKSCLPSCELKSSKKRSLTDR, from the exons ATGAAACTTCTAAAAAAGAAAGGATGGACGTCTATAATGCCTCTGCGTTTACGGGGAAAATCAGCAACAAGATTTTGTTTGTTTCCTAAGGCAAAGTCAACTAGCTCTGATCCGGGAAGTACTCCTGTTTACCTCAATGTTTATGATCTTACTCCAATGAATGGATATCTCTATTGGGCTGGCCTTGGCATCTTTCACTCTGGTGTGGAAG TTCATGGTGTGGAATATGCGTTTGGCGCGCATGATTTCCCAACTAGTGGTGTTTTCGAGGTTGATCCACAGAAGTGCCCAGGTTTTAAATTTAGAAAATCGATTTTTATCGGAACAACATCCTTAGATGCAAAGGAAGTCAGAGAGTTCATGGAGAGGCAGGCTACAAGTTACAATGGAGATACATACCACTTGATCGTGAAAAATTGCAACCATTTCTGCAAGGATGTATGCTATAAGCTGACTGGAAAGAAAATCCCTAAATGGGTTAATCGACTAGCCAAGATAG GTTCTGCATGCAACTGTGTTCTTCCTGAAACACTTAAGATAAATACTGTCCAAGAAAATGCAAGTTTGGTAACATATGATAAtgataagaaaagactgaagaACGCCTTTTCTTGTCTATCATCAATCTCTATGCGTCAAAGGCAATTCTCAGCTTCTTCGTTATTTATACGCTCTCCGTTAAAAAGCTGTTTGCCTTCATGTGAACTGAAGAGTTCCAAGAAGCGTTCGTTAACCGATAGGTAA